The genomic DNA ATATCATCCAGATGCTCGTATTTGGGAAGTAAATGATAAAGATGGTAGTCATCTTGGTATTTTTATCGGTGATTTTTTCACACGATCAAATAAACGCGGAGGAGCATGGATGAGTAGNTTTAAAGGACAATCTAATCTTGATAAAAGAGAAAGACCAATAGTTGTTAATGTATGCAATTTTCCAGTACCAGTTGGGGACAATCCATCTCTGTTAAGTTTTGATAATTTAATTACATTATTTCATGAATTTGGTCATGCAATGCATGGTATTTTAACTGACGTCACATACGGAAGCATGGCTGGTACATCTGGACCAAGAGATTTTACAGAATTTCCTGCTCAAATACTGGAGCATTGGGCAAGTGAACCAGANATACTTAAATCATATGCTAAACATTATCAAACTGAAGAAACTATACCTAATGATTTAATCAAAAAAATACTAAANGCTTCTAAGTTCAATCAAGGATTTATAAATACTGAATACCTTGCTGCATCATTGTTAGATATGGACTGGCATACTATCTCCTCANATGAAGACTTAAAAGAAACTAATATATTTGAGAAAAATTCTCTTAAAAAATATGGATTAATTGAAGAAATTNCACCAAGATATCGAAGCACTTATTTTGCACATATTTTTTCAGGTGGATACTCATCAGGATACTACAGCTATGTGCACTCGGCAGTTCTTGATTCAGATGGATTTGAAGCATTTAAAGAANCAGGAAATGTATTTGACCCTGAACTNGCTAAAAGACTAAGAGAACATGTTTATGAAAAAGGTTCTACTGAAGAGGCAATGGATCTATANGTTAAATTTAGAGGNAAAAAACCAGTAATTGAACCCTTATTAAAGGTTAGAGGATTAAATAGTATGAATTAATCTATTTAATGATTTTAATTTATTCTTTTNTACAACATCTTNAATACAAATGAGATATTTTAAGATTATTTTCATTAATCTATTATTNTTTATAAGTATAANGGCCTTTTCACACAATCCAGAGGACTTTATTATTGCAGAAATTGAACAAGGACAAATAAATTTTGAAAATGATCAAATTTATCAAGAATATAAGGAAGCATTAAAAAGACAAAGAATTCGTCGTTTGGGGGCAATGTCACTACAAAAAAAATCCTTAATATTTATTAAGTCAGGTTTTCAACATATCATACCTAAAGGCTTGGATCATATTCTTTTTGTATTAGGATTGTTTTTTTCATGTTTAAAATTTCGCTCACTACTAATTCTAGTAACTACATTTACAATTGCTCATAGTATAACATTAATTTTAGCCGGAATAGGTTGGATTCGACTTCAGGGAGATGTAATAGAACCACTTATTGCTTTATCAATAGTATGGATTGCAATAGAAAATTGCATATATAAAAAATCTAGCAGATTTAGATTCTTAATTGTATTTGTATTTGGATTACTTCATGGAATGGGTTTTGCATCTGTATTAAATCATTATGGAATACCTAAAGATAATTTTTTACAATTATTACTATCATTCAATATTGGTGTTGAAATTGGTCAATTAAGTATTATCATATTAGCCTTTTTATTAACAAAATCAATATTAAGACAGGATTATAAAATTGATAAGATTAAAGTTCCTATATCAATTATAATCGGAATAATAGGGATGTTTTGGTTTATTGAGAGAGTATTTGATATCTAATTATATGTATAACTACTTGTATAAGTACAAAAATTAAGATTTTAATTGTATTTTTAAATAAATATGAGTGCACTAATTTTCTATCTATTTTTAGCATTAATTGTTTCTTTTATATGCTCACTAACAGAATCTGTATTACTTTCGACACCACAGACTTACCTAATAACAATTAAAGATAAAGAAGCGTGGGCAGATTCATTTCTAAACTTTAAATCAAATATTGATAAACCTTTATCTGCTATATTATCTTTAAATACAGTAGCTCATACTATTGGGGCTGCTGGAGTTGGTGCTGAAGCAACAAAGTTATACGGAGATGCATCTCTAGGAGCTGTATCTGGTATTTTAACCATTTTGATTTTAGTTATTACTGAAATAATACCAAAAACTATGGGAGCAAGATATTGGAAGAGTCTAGCTAAATTGACAATATTCATAATACAAATAATGTTATTTATAACATACCCTTTAGTAATACTGTCTACAAAAATTACTAAACTTATATCAAACAATAAAAAAGAGAACATCACAAGTAGAGAAGAAATTGCTGCATTAGCAGATATTGGTAAAGACC from Flavobacteriales bacterium TMED191 includes the following:
- a CDS encoding HupE/UreJ family protein → MRYFKIIFINLLXFISIXAFSHNPEDFIIAEIEQGQINFENDQIYQEYKEALKRQRIRRLGAMSLQKKSLIFIKSGFQHIIPKGLDHILFVLGLFFSCLKFRSLLILVTTFTIAHSITLILAGIGWIRLQGDVIEPLIALSIVWIAIENCIYKKSSRFRFLIVFVFGLLHGMGFASVLNHYGIPKDNFLQLLLSFNIGVEIGQLSIIILAFLLTKSILRQDYKIDKIKVPISIIIGIIGMFWFIERVFDI